ATGATTATTCTGTCTCGCGTACGGCATGTATGAAGATTATGTGTTTTGTTGGCTGTCTGCTAAGGACTTGATTTTCCCCGAATATGCAGGTAATGGTGGCAAGTCAACAGGATGCCGTGGTGCATCCCCTATAACAGACACTGCTCCCCCGGCAGCTCGCGACTCTGCCACGACACCTCCAGGCAGCGGCAGACATCAGCGGACCACTAACATATCACCGGAGGTCGTGGAGGTCTCTCCCCGACGCTTCAAGAAGACGGCCAAGAAACAAAAGAAAGTACGTTTAGAGTGTGAGGAGTCAGATATAATGGATATCGCAGATTCAGAAGATAATACAAACGTGGTCAGTTCACCACTTGAACCAATTAATTCTGCCGCCGCACTAGGAGGTTGTCATGTTGAAGGCAACTCGCCCAACGTAAACATCGCGCTAGACAGCTTGATAAGAGAAGCAGAGACATAGTATAGCAGAGCAGGCAAGCAGGTCGGTGAGAGTTCCGCCGCAAACAACAAATCAATTATGGACATTGTACCAGGGACATCATCCTCCGACGTCGTCGGGGCTCCGGATGTTGCGTCAACATACCCGGTTTGCTGCACTCAAGACCCTAATTATCACAACAACCGCCTGTGGAACTATCCCGATGGACACCCACTTCTTGAGGAGACGCCGTCATTCGACTTAGGCATCGTCACTCCGCCTTGCAACAAGTCGAAAGGTCCCAGCATGGTTAGCATTGCTACCATGAGGGACATCACAAGGAGAGACCTTTTCGGGGCAGGTGACTTTGGAATGTGTACTCCAGGTAATCCTTACTGCTATACACAGCAAATGTCATGCGATggtttttttgcttctgttttttccaAAGTATAATATAACAAATTGTCATGTGTTTGTGAAAACAGGGTCTGCTAACCTCGTCACACCAGCAACGCCTTTCCACATATCCAGTGCAAGTCTAGAGGCAACTCAACAACGGCAGATCGTGCACAACGTTTCCCCGGTTAGTTGCACAAGGTCTGTAGCCACTGGACTCTTGGACTTCAGGGAAGAGGTGGAGGCAGACTGTGTCAACCTCAACAAGCCAGTAGGGGAACATTCGCTATCTGCGCCGCCACCGAAAAGGAGAGTGGTCCCCGGACCTGCTGGACGATCGCCATTTGTGATGCAGTACCGTCTGTCTGAAAGGGCGTCGGGGAACGCCACCCACTTATATCTAGTTTTTTCGCAGATGAGCGGTGCAGTGTTAAGCAAGTAAGTTTCGTTTTTTGATGCATGTTGTTAATTCATAATTCATCGCATGAACGTCAGTATGATTTAAAACAAAGCACTCACCTGCCTGTTAATGTGCCTGCAGCAACTGGGTTGTTAGCCCATACCCAACTACATAGAACTGACGGGCGCGATACTAAAGAAGCAACTTAGCGTTGGAGGGTTCATAGAGATAGATCTAATGAATGTCTTCATGAGAAGATTTCAGCAGCTGGAGAATGCTTGGGCGAGGAAATACGGTGATTCAACCTGGAGGCACTATCTCGAGCCGGAATTCGTGGTAAGAACAAAAAAGATATTTACATGGCCGATGCTAGGCACCCCCCCTCCGTGCACGTTGTCTAACATTTTTGTCGAATGGGCCTCTGGCCACCGCTGCAGAGCCACATGTTGCGAGGCGGAGAATTCATTCGTCATGACTACGTAAGGGACATTTTTGTTGGCCACCACATCTCCCACGATGTCAACAGATGCCCTATGATAACACGCCGCCCCCGTGTACATTTTCTCAAAATGAGAATTGCTACAAAAAAGATGACTTCACTTCTGCCAAAATCATATATCCTGCGCGCGTTTTTTTTGGTTGTAGATGATTCTGCCAGTTCAGCACACGCACGCCTAGTCCACATACATCTTTGATTTCCCGAGGAGGAGAACAACGATCCTCGACCCTATGATAAACAACGGAGACAGGCCAGCAGACAAACTCCGCAATGAGCACATAAAGATAGCGGATGAGCTACGAGCAGCGCCAATGGTTTGCATAGCCGAATACTTTGATGGCTGGACGCCCAAGATGAAAGGGTGGCAGAATTGGTTCCCAAAGCTCACCACTGGACCTTGGGTCTGCAGCC
This DNA window, taken from Triticum aestivum cultivar Chinese Spring unplaced genomic scaffold, IWGSC CS RefSeq v2.1 scaffold133805, whole genome shotgun sequence, encodes the following:
- the LOC123172732 gene encoding uncharacterized protein; translated protein: MDIVPGTSSSDVVGAPDVASTYPVCCTQDPNYHNNRLWNYPDGHPLLEETPSFDLGIVTPPCNKSKGPSMVSIATMRDITRRDLFGAGDFGMCTPGSANLVTPATPFHISSASLEATQQRQIVHNVSPVSCTRSVATGLLDFREEVEADCVNLNKPVGEHSLSAPPPKRRVVPGPAGRSPFVMQYRLSERASGNATHLYLVFSQMSGAVLSKESSRIVALHYARQWMGTKLQRTLSPIGDEFDQSRMILLYEVLGLAGNIGQLPAKFK